A window from Erythrolamprus reginae isolate rEryReg1 chromosome 11, rEryReg1.hap1, whole genome shotgun sequence encodes these proteins:
- the ACTMAP gene encoding actin maturation protease isoform X1: MAEVVRSLAAESPPPPAPPAPPPAPPPPRGASFLLATAQRVGGLEDRGGVRELLRRQKSRFRRHLTWLLFLRPVPSLIQEGPQCGLVALWMAGAPLCLPSGVPLERIRQVALERGYTAQGEMFSAADMAKLAEEVFPCRTDLLSGGLQGQNQDRILQHLCAGFPVLIPYDEDYNHEPCLRNGYKAHWAVASGALLGLKSDFQLPSCQEDEDIPGLFHAIHTASAVPMEAIAETYLLSKHGKSCRYQLWSYAQIQESNAQLTDFSPRRAADGKVYIVPAGGVQEGLCGQAVLLRPKA, encoded by the exons ATGGCGGAGGTTGTGCGGAGTTTGGCGGCGGAAAGCCCGCCCCCGCCAGCGCCACCCGCGCCCCCGCCAGCGCCACCCCCGCCACGGGGCGCCTCGTTCCTCCTGGCGACGGCGCAGCGGGTGGGCGGCCTCGAGGACCGCGGCGGCGTGAGGGAGCTCCTGCGGCGGCAGAAGTCGCG GTTCCGCCGGCATCTGACGTGGCTGCTGTTCCTCCGTCCCGTCCCGTCCCTCATCCAGGAGGGCCCGCA GTGCGGCTTGGTGGCCCTGTGGATGGCCGGCGCTCCCCTCTGCCTTCCTTCTGGGGTTCCCCTGGAGAGAATTAGGCAGGTGGCTTTGGAGAGAGGCTACACGGCCCAAGGAGAAATGTTCTCAG CCGCTGACATGGCCAAGCTGGCCGAGGAGGTCTTCCCCTGTAGAACAGACCTGCTCTCCGGAGGCCTCCAAGGACAGAACCAAGACCGGATTCTTCAACATCTCTGTGCTGGCTTCCCTGTGCTGATACC CTATGACGAGGATTATAACCATGAGCCCTGCCTCCGGAATGGCTACAAGGCTCATTGGGCTGTTGCCTCTG GAGCTCTGCTTGGCCTGAAGAGTGACTTCCAGCTGCCTTCCTGCCAGGAAGACGAGGACATCCCGGGGCTCTTCCACGCCATCCACACTGCCTCAGCCGTTCCTATGGAGGCCATTGCTGAGACCTACTTGCTGTCAAAACACGGCAAGAGTTGCCGCTACCAGCTGTGGAGCTATGCtcagatacaggagagcaatgcCCAGCTGACAGACTTCAGTCCCCGGCGGGCAGCCGATGGAAAGGTGTACATTGTGCCCGCAGGGGGGGTGCAAGAGGGACTCTGTGGACAAGCAGTGCTGCTGCGGCCAAAGGCATGA
- the ACTMAP gene encoding actin maturation protease isoform X2, protein MAGAPLCLPSGVPLERIRQVALERGYTAQGEMFSAADMAKLAEEVFPCRTDLLSGGLQGQNQDRILQHLCAGFPVLIPYDEDYNHEPCLRNGYKAHWAVASGALLGLKSDFQLPSCQEDEDIPGLFHAIHTASAVPMEAIAETYLLSKHGKSCRYQLWSYAQIQESNAQLTDFSPRRAADGKVYIVPAGGVQEGLCGQAVLLRPKA, encoded by the exons ATGGCCGGCGCTCCCCTCTGCCTTCCTTCTGGGGTTCCCCTGGAGAGAATTAGGCAGGTGGCTTTGGAGAGAGGCTACACGGCCCAAGGAGAAATGTTCTCAG CCGCTGACATGGCCAAGCTGGCCGAGGAGGTCTTCCCCTGTAGAACAGACCTGCTCTCCGGAGGCCTCCAAGGACAGAACCAAGACCGGATTCTTCAACATCTCTGTGCTGGCTTCCCTGTGCTGATACC CTATGACGAGGATTATAACCATGAGCCCTGCCTCCGGAATGGCTACAAGGCTCATTGGGCTGTTGCCTCTG GAGCTCTGCTTGGCCTGAAGAGTGACTTCCAGCTGCCTTCCTGCCAGGAAGACGAGGACATCCCGGGGCTCTTCCACGCCATCCACACTGCCTCAGCCGTTCCTATGGAGGCCATTGCTGAGACCTACTTGCTGTCAAAACACGGCAAGAGTTGCCGCTACCAGCTGTGGAGCTATGCtcagatacaggagagcaatgcCCAGCTGACAGACTTCAGTCCCCGGCGGGCAGCCGATGGAAAGGTGTACATTGTGCCCGCAGGGGGGGTGCAAGAGGGACTCTGTGGACAAGCAGTGCTGCTGCGGCCAAAGGCATGA
- the SNRPA gene encoding U1 small nuclear ribonucleoprotein A: MAVPESRSNHTIYINNLNEKIKKDELKKSLYAIFSQFGQILDILVSRNLKMRGQAFVIFKEICSSTNALRSMQGFPFYDKPMRIQYAKADSDIIAKMKGTFVERDRKREKRKPKGQEVQAVKKQMPGAVAPSVQGSVPGMPPMNQGPCVMHHMPGQPPYMPPPGMMPPPGMAPGSMPPGAMPPQQMLPGQMSTAQQLSENPPNHILFLTNLPEETNELMLSMLFNQFPGFKEVRLVPGRHDIAFVEFDNEVQAGAARDALQGFKITQSNAMKISFAKK; this comes from the exons ATGGCGGTCCCGGAATCCCGGTCCAACCACACCATCTACATCAACAACCTCAACGAGAAGATCAAGAAAGACG aGCTCAAGAAGTCCCTGTACGCCATCTTCTCCCAGTTTGGCCAGATCCTGGACATTCTGGTGTCCCGCAACCTGAAGATGAGGGGCCAGGCCTTCGTCATCTTCAAAGAGATTTGCAGCTCCACCAATGCCTTGCGCTCCATGCAGGGGTTCCCTTTTTACGACAAGCCCATG AGGATCCAGTACGCCAAGGCAGACTCTGACATCATAGCCAAGATGAAGGGCACCTTTGTGGAGCGGGACCGCAAGAGGGAGAAGCGGAAGCCCAAAGGCCAGGAGGTGCAGGCGGTGAAGAAGCAGATGCCGGGGGCAGTCGCCCCCTCTGTGCAGGGCTCGGTGCCG GGCATGCCCCCCATGAACCAGGGCCCCTGTGTGATGCACCACATGCCAGGGCAGCCCCCCTACATGCCACCTCCAGGTATGATGCCCCCGCCTGGCATGGCACCGGGCTCCATGCCCCCAGGGGCGATGCCACCACAGCAGATGCTGCCAGGGCAGATGTCCACAGCGCAGCAG CTGTCGGAGAACCCGCCTAACCACATCCTGTTCCTCACCAACCTTCCCGAGGAGACGAACGAGTTGATGCTGTCCATGCTCTTCAACCA GTTCCCCGGCTTCAAGGAGGTGCGGCTGGTGCCCGGGCGCCACGACATTGCCTTCGTTGAATTCGACAATGAGGTGCAGGCCGGTGCCGCCCGCGATGCCCTCCAAGGGTTCAAGATCACCCAGAGCAACGCCATGAAGATCTCCTTTGCCAAGAAGTGA
- the LOC139174178 gene encoding rho-related GTP-binding protein RhoU-like isoform X1, with product MPLPPVPPHRPRARRGGRPLRAVECVLLGDGAVGKTSLALSYSTNGFPARYVPTGLDRFSGTVAAEGRALPLPAPAVVQVDGAPIRLQLCDTAGQDELDALWPACCPKADVCLLCFSVVAPTSFRNVVDKWYPQVRRHCPSAPVLLVGTQSDLRQDVKVLIALSRHQEKPVPPSAGRSLARKLGLDGYVECSALTQQNLKEVFDTAIALGLRAAEGPKGQRAPPSCIWALSRDWWNKYLCVR from the exons ATGCCGTTGCCGCCCGTGCCCCCGCACCGTCCCCGAGCCCGCCGGGGGGGCCGGCCGCTGCGGGCGGTGGAGTGCGTGCTGCTGGGCGACGGCGCGGTGGGCAAGACCAGCCTGGCGCTCAGCTACAGCACCAACGGCTTCCCCGCGCGCTACGTCCCCACGGGGCTCGACCGCTTCTCCGGTACCGTCGCGGCGGAGGGGAGGGCGCTGCCTTTGCCGGCGCCGG CTGTGGTCCAGGTGGACGGGGCCCCCATCCGCCTCCAGCTGTGCGACACGGCCGGGCAG GATGAGCTGGACGCCTTGTGGCCGGCCTGTTGCCCGAAGGCCGACGTCTGCCTGCTCTGCTTCAGCGTGGTGGCGCCCACCTCCTTCCGGAATGTGGTGGACAAGTGGTACCCGCAGGTGCGCCGCCACTGCCCTTCCGCCCCGGTGCTGCTGGTGGGGACCCAGTCGGACCTGCGCCAGGACGTCAAGGTGCTGATTGCGCTCTCCCGCCACCAGGAGAAGCCGGTGCCTCCGTCGGCAGGCCGCTCTCTGGCCAGGAAGCTGGGCCTGGACGGCTACGTGGAGTGCTCCGCCCTCACCCAGCAGAATCTGAAGGAAGTCTTTGACACCGCCATTGCCTTGGGGCTGCGGGCCGCTGAGGGCCCCAAGGGACAGAGGGCCCCACCCAGCTGCATCTGGGCCCTCTCCAGAGACTGGTGGAACAAGTATCTCTGTGTGCGGTAG
- the LOC139174178 gene encoding rho-related GTP-binding protein RhoU-like isoform X3, which translates to MPLPPVPPHRPRARRGGRPLRAVECVLLGDGAVGKTSLALSYSTNGFPARYVPTGLDRFSGTVAAEGRALPLPAPAVVQVDGAPIRLQLCDTAGQDELDALWPACCPKADVCLLCFSVVAPTSFRNVVDKWYPQEKPVPPSAGRSLARKLGLDGYVECSALTQQNLKEVFDTAIALGLRAAEGPKGQRAPPSCIWALSRDWWNKYLCVR; encoded by the exons ATGCCGTTGCCGCCCGTGCCCCCGCACCGTCCCCGAGCCCGCCGGGGGGGCCGGCCGCTGCGGGCGGTGGAGTGCGTGCTGCTGGGCGACGGCGCGGTGGGCAAGACCAGCCTGGCGCTCAGCTACAGCACCAACGGCTTCCCCGCGCGCTACGTCCCCACGGGGCTCGACCGCTTCTCCGGTACCGTCGCGGCGGAGGGGAGGGCGCTGCCTTTGCCGGCGCCGG CTGTGGTCCAGGTGGACGGGGCCCCCATCCGCCTCCAGCTGTGCGACACGGCCGGGCAG GATGAGCTGGACGCCTTGTGGCCGGCCTGTTGCCCGAAGGCCGACGTCTGCCTGCTCTGCTTCAGCGTGGTGGCGCCCACCTCCTTCCGGAATGTGGTGGACAAGTGGTACCCGCAG GAGAAGCCGGTGCCTCCGTCGGCAGGCCGCTCTCTGGCCAGGAAGCTGGGCCTGGACGGCTACGTGGAGTGCTCCGCCCTCACCCAGCAGAATCTGAAGGAAGTCTTTGACACCGCCATTGCCTTGGGGCTGCGGGCCGCTGAGGGCCCCAAGGGACAGAGGGCCCCACCCAGCTGCATCTGGGCCCTCTCCAGAGACTGGTGGAACAAGTATCTCTGTGTGCGGTAG
- the LOC139174178 gene encoding rho-related GTP-binding protein RhoU-like isoform X4 translates to MPLPPVPPHRPRARRGGRPLRAVECVLLGDGAVGKTSLALSYSTNGFPARYVPTGLDRFSAVVQVDGAPIRLQLCDTAGQDELDALWPACCPKADVCLLCFSVVAPTSFRNVVDKWYPQEKPVPPSAGRSLARKLGLDGYVECSALTQQNLKEVFDTAIALGLRAAEGPKGQRAPPSCIWALSRDWWNKYLCVR, encoded by the exons ATGCCGTTGCCGCCCGTGCCCCCGCACCGTCCCCGAGCCCGCCGGGGGGGCCGGCCGCTGCGGGCGGTGGAGTGCGTGCTGCTGGGCGACGGCGCGGTGGGCAAGACCAGCCTGGCGCTCAGCTACAGCACCAACGGCTTCCCCGCGCGCTACGTCCCCACGGGGCTCGACCGCTTCTCCG CTGTGGTCCAGGTGGACGGGGCCCCCATCCGCCTCCAGCTGTGCGACACGGCCGGGCAG GATGAGCTGGACGCCTTGTGGCCGGCCTGTTGCCCGAAGGCCGACGTCTGCCTGCTCTGCTTCAGCGTGGTGGCGCCCACCTCCTTCCGGAATGTGGTGGACAAGTGGTACCCGCAG GAGAAGCCGGTGCCTCCGTCGGCAGGCCGCTCTCTGGCCAGGAAGCTGGGCCTGGACGGCTACGTGGAGTGCTCCGCCCTCACCCAGCAGAATCTGAAGGAAGTCTTTGACACCGCCATTGCCTTGGGGCTGCGGGCCGCTGAGGGCCCCAAGGGACAGAGGGCCCCACCCAGCTGCATCTGGGCCCTCTCCAGAGACTGGTGGAACAAGTATCTCTGTGTGCGGTAG
- the LOC139174178 gene encoding rho-related GTP-binding protein RhoU-like isoform X2, which produces MPLPPVPPHRPRARRGGRPLRAVECVLLGDGAVGKTSLALSYSTNGFPARYVPTGLDRFSAVVQVDGAPIRLQLCDTAGQDELDALWPACCPKADVCLLCFSVVAPTSFRNVVDKWYPQVRRHCPSAPVLLVGTQSDLRQDVKVLIALSRHQEKPVPPSAGRSLARKLGLDGYVECSALTQQNLKEVFDTAIALGLRAAEGPKGQRAPPSCIWALSRDWWNKYLCVR; this is translated from the exons ATGCCGTTGCCGCCCGTGCCCCCGCACCGTCCCCGAGCCCGCCGGGGGGGCCGGCCGCTGCGGGCGGTGGAGTGCGTGCTGCTGGGCGACGGCGCGGTGGGCAAGACCAGCCTGGCGCTCAGCTACAGCACCAACGGCTTCCCCGCGCGCTACGTCCCCACGGGGCTCGACCGCTTCTCCG CTGTGGTCCAGGTGGACGGGGCCCCCATCCGCCTCCAGCTGTGCGACACGGCCGGGCAG GATGAGCTGGACGCCTTGTGGCCGGCCTGTTGCCCGAAGGCCGACGTCTGCCTGCTCTGCTTCAGCGTGGTGGCGCCCACCTCCTTCCGGAATGTGGTGGACAAGTGGTACCCGCAGGTGCGCCGCCACTGCCCTTCCGCCCCGGTGCTGCTGGTGGGGACCCAGTCGGACCTGCGCCAGGACGTCAAGGTGCTGATTGCGCTCTCCCGCCACCAGGAGAAGCCGGTGCCTCCGTCGGCAGGCCGCTCTCTGGCCAGGAAGCTGGGCCTGGACGGCTACGTGGAGTGCTCCGCCCTCACCCAGCAGAATCTGAAGGAAGTCTTTGACACCGCCATTGCCTTGGGGCTGCGGGCCGCTGAGGGCCCCAAGGGACAGAGGGCCCCACCCAGCTGCATCTGGGCCCTCTCCAGAGACTGGTGGAACAAGTATCTCTGTGTGCGGTAG